In Bacteroidota bacterium, a single window of DNA contains:
- a CDS encoding T9SS type A sorting domain-containing protein, with protein MKSFIKFFVCGIFCFSLSSAHSQQGTMSTTALIFPDSSCVGYSDSVYVTMKNIDTASYSGSIFFWIGTAQTNFTPIQFCFIQQITLQPNDSVQQGCVINFDSTNFTGGNNIVVVWSSGNNKAQADSIQDLVYLCGTGAGIHENKLSPSFTIYPTLAKDFITIESPENVLPKKIFIEDVTGRIIGIVTPSQESKIRIKLNVADLNSGIYFLDILLPNKQRVVSKFVKTD; from the coding sequence ATGAAATCATTTATCAAATTTTTCGTCTGCGGAATTTTTTGCTTTTCGCTTTCTTCCGCGCACTCTCAACAGGGGACCATGAGCACAACAGCGCTTATTTTCCCTGACAGTTCCTGCGTTGGATACAGTGATTCTGTTTATGTCACCATGAAAAATATTGATACGGCATCTTATTCGGGCTCAATATTTTTTTGGATCGGCACGGCACAAACTAATTTTACGCCTATTCAATTTTGTTTTATTCAGCAGATAACTTTACAGCCGAACGACTCTGTTCAGCAGGGATGTGTTATTAATTTTGATTCTACAAATTTTACCGGAGGAAATAATATTGTAGTAGTTTGGTCTTCTGGAAATAACAAGGCCCAGGCAGATTCAATACAAGACTTAGTATATTTATGTGGGACAGGCGCAGGTATTCATGAAAACAAACTTTCTCCCTCTTTTACGATTTATCCCACACTAGCAAAAGATTTTATCACGATTGAGTCCCCGGAAAATGTTCTTCCTAAGAAAATTTTCATTGAAGATGTAACCGGAAGAATAATCGGAATCGTTACCCCCTCTCAGGAAAGTAAAATCCGAATCAAGCTGAATGTCGCTGACCTTAACAGCGGAATTTATTTCCTTGACATTCTCTTGCCAAATAAGCAACGGGTTGTTTCAAAATTCGTGAAGACAGACTAG
- the ispG gene encoding (E)-4-hydroxy-3-methylbut-2-enyl-diphosphate synthase has product MHDIIKISPEVYCNSLFEYSRFKTREVKVGDLGIGRNNPIRIQSMTTTDTMNTIATVEQSIRMIQAGCELVRITAPSLNEAKNLEQIKNELRKRGYKTPICADIHFTPNAAEHAARIVEKVRVNPGNYADRKKFEHIEYTDKSYDEELERIRERFTPLVKICKENGTAMRIGTNHGSLSDRILSRYGDTPLGMVESAMEFLRICEEEKYFEIILSMKASNTQVMVQAYRLLVHKMLETDRNYPLHLGVTEAGDGEDGRIKSAVGIGTLLEDGLGDTIRVSLTEEPEFEIPVAKNLVERYSNRKNHKAISSVSSLKYNPFEYSRRETKSVSNIGGHNVPRVIADFSDLTPSPSPEGEGRITPANLFAVGYNYSVPLDKWNLTDQACDYIYLGDNEIDFEIPGTLGLIYNSQAFAKLKNKTRAYPLFCGSEYFSAKEKSKELNFVVVDIDTLLSSKFSKDKLDSTVVLIFDTMNEHGMAEQRRMFFELANYKIPVIIKRSYKDLSEDKFQLYSSTDLGGLLLDGFGDGIWIKQKNCASPQIINSTGFGILQATRTRISKTEYISCPSCGRTLFDLQETTGKIRARTSHLKGVKIGIMGCIVNGPGEMADADYGYVGTGVGKITLYKGKEVVKRNISSETAVDELISLIKEGGDWVEKEMQ; this is encoded by the coding sequence GTGCATGACATTATAAAAATATCTCCCGAAGTTTATTGCAATTCTCTTTTTGAATATTCCCGTTTCAAAACACGCGAAGTTAAAGTCGGTGATTTAGGAATCGGAAGAAATAATCCCATCCGCATTCAGTCCATGACTACGACTGATACGATGAATACAATTGCTACGGTTGAGCAAAGCATTCGAATGATTCAGGCAGGATGCGAGTTGGTTCGAATCACAGCACCCAGTCTGAATGAAGCAAAAAATCTTGAACAAATAAAAAATGAACTGCGCAAGCGTGGATACAAAACTCCTATTTGCGCTGATATTCACTTCACACCCAATGCCGCAGAACACGCAGCAAGAATTGTTGAGAAGGTTCGCGTGAACCCGGGTAACTATGCTGACCGGAAAAAGTTTGAACACATTGAATACACCGATAAGAGTTATGATGAAGAGCTAGAAAGAATCCGAGAACGATTTACTCCTCTGGTAAAAATCTGCAAAGAGAACGGAACGGCTATGCGAATCGGAACCAATCACGGTTCGCTTTCGGATAGAATTCTTTCTCGCTATGGTGACACTCCGCTTGGTATGGTGGAAAGTGCAATGGAGTTTCTGAGAATCTGTGAAGAAGAAAAATATTTTGAGATCATTCTCTCCATGAAAGCCAGCAATACGCAGGTGATGGTGCAGGCGTATCGTTTGCTCGTTCACAAAATGTTAGAGACAGATAGAAATTATCCGCTTCATCTTGGCGTTACTGAAGCAGGCGATGGTGAAGACGGAAGAATAAAATCCGCGGTAGGAATTGGAACTTTATTGGAAGATGGATTGGGAGACACCATCCGAGTTTCACTTACAGAAGAACCCGAATTTGAAATTCCTGTGGCGAAAAATTTAGTGGAGAGATATTCAAACAGAAAAAATCATAAAGCAATTTCAAGTGTTTCAAGCCTCAAGTATAATCCATTTGAATATTCAAGAAGAGAAACAAAATCAGTTTCAAACATTGGCGGACATAATGTTCCGAGAGTGATTGCAGATTTTTCTGACCTCACTCCCAGCCCCTCTCCTGAAGGAGAGGGGAGAATTACTCCTGCGAACTTATTTGCCGTAGGATATAATTATTCTGTTCCGCTTGATAAATGGAATTTGACTGACCAAGCCTGCGATTACATTTATTTAGGTGATAACGAGATTGATTTTGAAATTCCCGGAACGCTTGGGTTGATTTATAATTCTCAGGCTTTTGCCAAACTCAAAAACAAAACGCGCGCGTATCCTCTTTTTTGTGGAAGTGAATATTTTTCGGCTAAAGAAAAATCAAAGGAACTGAATTTTGTAGTGGTTGACATTGATACTTTGCTGAGCTCAAAATTCTCAAAAGACAAATTGGATTCAACGGTAGTTTTGATTTTCGATACGATGAACGAACATGGAATGGCTGAACAACGCAGAATGTTTTTTGAACTCGCCAATTATAAAATTCCTGTCATCATAAAAAGAAGCTATAAGGATTTATCCGAGGATAAATTTCAATTGTATTCTTCAACTGACTTAGGCGGATTATTGCTTGACGGCTTCGGAGATGGAATCTGGATTAAGCAGAAGAATTGCGCTTCACCACAAATCATTAACTCAACCGGATTTGGAATTCTTCAGGCAACTCGCACACGGATTTCCAAGACAGAATACATTTCCTGTCCGAGTTGCGGAAGAACTTTATTTGACTTGCAGGAAACCACCGGAAAAATTCGCGCGCGCACTTCTCACCTCAAAGGAGTAAAAATTGGAATCATGGGTTGCATCGTGAACGGTCCTGGTGAAATGGCGGACGCGGATTACGGCTATGTGGGAACAGGAGTTGGAAAAATCACACTCTACAAAGGAAAAGAAGTGGTGAAAAGAAATATTTCCAGTGAAACTGCGGTGGATGAACTTATCTCACTCATCAAAGAAGGGGGCGATTGGGTGGAGAAAGAAATGCAATAG
- a CDS encoding homogentisate 1,2-dioxygenase gives MPIYHKLGKIPQKRHVQFTNPKGTKNHPFYYEQLFGTEGFSGMSSLLYHVHRPTMVKEIVKSYSVEPKIAVKKNIKAMKLIGFNVEPADDFLESRTPLLVNSDVYLGLAAPRKSFRNYFYKNADADEMLFIHKGTGTLRTFVGNIKFVDGDYLIIPRGMIYQMDFDSKENKILYLESFSPIYTPKRYRNHFGQLLEHSPFCERDFKLPKNLETFDKKGSFLMKIKKEGMIHEVVYASHPFDVIGWDGYNFPYGFSIHNFEPITGRVHQPPPVHQTFETDKYVVCSFCPRLYDYHPKSIPAPYNHSNIDSDEVLYYANNEFMSRNNIAEGDITLHPKGIPHGPAPGAMERSIGAKDTIELAVMVDTFRPLMVTEAAVKIDDGKYFKSWVE, from the coding sequence ATGCCTATCTATCATAAACTCGGAAAAATTCCTCAGAAGCGTCACGTGCAATTCACCAACCCTAAGGGAACAAAAAATCATCCGTTCTATTACGAACAATTGTTCGGCACGGAAGGATTTTCAGGAATGTCTTCTTTATTATATCACGTTCACCGCCCAACGATGGTGAAAGAAATTGTGAAGTCATACAGCGTAGAACCGAAGATAGCCGTGAAAAAAAATATCAAAGCGATGAAACTCATCGGCTTTAATGTAGAACCTGCGGATGATTTTCTTGAAAGCAGAACTCCTCTTCTTGTGAACAGCGATGTGTATCTCGGACTCGCAGCGCCAAGAAAATCTTTCCGGAATTATTTTTACAAGAATGCAGATGCAGATGAAATGCTTTTCATTCATAAAGGAACCGGAACGCTTCGCACGTTTGTCGGCAATATAAAATTTGTTGACGGAGATTATCTCATCATTCCGCGTGGAATGATTTACCAGATGGATTTCGATTCAAAGGAAAATAAAATTCTTTATCTCGAATCTTTTTCTCCGATTTATACTCCGAAGCGTTACCGAAATCATTTCGGGCAGTTGCTCGAGCATTCTCCTTTCTGTGAACGCGATTTCAAGCTACCGAAAAATTTAGAAACGTTTGATAAGAAAGGAAGTTTCCTGATGAAAATAAAAAAGGAAGGAATGATTCACGAAGTGGTGTACGCTTCACATCCCTTTGATGTCATTGGATGGGATGGATATAATTTCCCCTATGGATTTTCTATTCACAACTTTGAGCCGATAACGGGAAGAGTGCATCAGCCACCTCCCGTTCATCAGACTTTTGAAACAGATAAATATGTTGTCTGCTCTTTCTGTCCGCGCTTGTATGATTATCATCCGAAATCAATTCCTGCGCCTTACAATCACAGCAACATTGACTCTGACGAAGTTTTGTATTACGCGAACAATGAATTCATGAGCCGGAATAATATTGCGGAAGGCGACATCACGCTTCACCCGAAAGGAATTCCGCACGGACCAGCGCCCGGAGCGATGGAGCGAAGCATTGGCGCAAAAGATACCATTGAACTTGCCGTGATGGTGGATACCTTCCGTCCGCTGATGGTAACCGAAGCCGCTGTGAAAATTGATGACGGGAAATATTTTAAGAGTTGGGTAGAGTAA
- the rpiB gene encoding ribose 5-phosphate isomerase B — translation MKIALGADHAGFSLKEILKKYLQGKGFEVEDFGPNSEQSVDYPDYAHPVASAVEKKEVDFGLLMCGSGNGINMTANKHQGIRSALCWNSEIAKLARQHNDANILTLPARFIEEAEAKKCVDVFFSTPFEGGRHEGRVKKISC, via the coding sequence ATGAAGATAGCATTGGGCGCAGACCACGCAGGATTTTCTCTCAAAGAGATTCTGAAAAAATATTTACAGGGAAAGGGATTTGAAGTAGAAGATTTTGGACCGAACTCTGAGCAAAGCGTTGACTATCCTGATTACGCGCATCCTGTAGCGAGCGCGGTAGAAAAAAAAGAAGTTGATTTTGGTTTGCTGATGTGCGGAAGCGGAAACGGAATCAACATGACTGCCAACAAACACCAGGGAATACGCTCTGCGCTCTGCTGGAATTCTGAAATTGCGAAACTAGCGCGCCAGCACAATGACGCAAACATTCTCACACTTCCCGCACGTTTTATTGAAGAAGCCGAAGCAAAAAAATGTGTGGATGTTTTTTTCTCCACTCCGTTTGAAGGAGGAAGGCACGAAGGAAGAGTGAAGAAAATTTCCTGCTAG
- a CDS encoding PKD domain-containing protein has product MKTKQLFQSLLLATGILSAQFLHAQNPCQAGFTFSVTNNVVTFTNTSTGANMPSYSWNFGDGNYDWQANPIHTYMYNGTYMVCLTMWDSLPPYCQSTYCDTVVITNAPPAPCSANFSYVFQGNTFYFSDASTGGPFILWNWNFGDGNNSSLQNPSHMYANAGTYTVCLTVVSQTDTCSYCDTIGYYPCNAQASFTFNSANDPTVSFTSTCSGASNPYYSWNFGDGSYSSSPNPIHIYSYSGTYIVCLSYGDTLNQNCSAYFCDTIVITNAPPPPPPPVLPCDSSFTMYPDTSGSGWVWFYSNGNNNVSCSWDFGDGNFGTGCSQVAHQYSVTGWYNVCLTVITANGDTCSNCDSVYVLRTGSGIHEQDGNVFGIKNYPNPFSNSTTIFYSLKEKADVNISVFNHVGMKVVELENRNKEAGAHQLEWNAENLTSGVYFLEIRSGGNVLSRKMILIK; this is encoded by the coding sequence ATGAAAACAAAACAACTCTTTCAATCGCTACTCCTCGCAACAGGAATATTGAGTGCACAATTTCTGCATGCTCAAAATCCCTGTCAGGCAGGATTCACATTTTCGGTCACAAATAATGTGGTCACGTTCACCAACACATCCACAGGAGCCAACATGCCTTCGTACTCGTGGAATTTCGGAGACGGCAATTATGACTGGCAGGCAAATCCCATTCATACGTATATGTATAATGGAACATATATGGTTTGTCTCACCATGTGGGACAGTTTGCCTCCCTATTGCCAGAGCACTTATTGTGATACAGTTGTAATTACCAACGCACCTCCTGCTCCCTGCAGTGCAAACTTTTCTTATGTATTTCAGGGTAATACATTTTATTTCAGCGATGCTTCCACAGGCGGACCTTTTATTTTATGGAACTGGAATTTCGGAGATGGAAATAATTCCTCGCTTCAAAATCCTTCGCACATGTATGCAAATGCCGGAACATATACCGTTTGCCTCACGGTTGTTTCCCAAACGGACACTTGTTCTTATTGCGATACGATTGGATATTATCCATGCAATGCACAGGCATCATTTACCTTTAATAGTGCAAACGATCCCACAGTTTCCTTCACGAGTACTTGTTCCGGAGCATCCAATCCTTACTACTCCTGGAATTTTGGTGATGGAAGTTATTCCAGCTCACCCAATCCGATTCACATCTATTCTTACAGCGGAACCTATATAGTCTGCCTTTCTTATGGAGACACGCTGAATCAAAATTGTTCGGCTTATTTCTGCGACACTATAGTAATTACCAATGCACCTCCACCTCCTCCGCCACCGGTTCTTCCCTGCGATTCAAGTTTTACTATGTATCCCGATACATCTGGAAGCGGATGGGTTTGGTTTTATTCTAACGGAAACAACAATGTTTCTTGCTCGTGGGATTTTGGTGACGGAAATTTCGGAACGGGATGTTCGCAGGTTGCGCATCAATACTCTGTGACCGGCTGGTACAATGTCTGCCTCACTGTTATTACTGCAAACGGAGATACCTGCTCCAACTGCGACAGCGTATATGTTCTGCGCACAGGTTCGGGCATTCATGAACAGGATGGAAATGTGTTCGGAATAAAAAATTATCCGAACCCTTTCAGTAATTCGACAACCATTTTTTATTCTTTGAAAGAAAAAGCAGATGTGAATATTTCTGTTTTCAATCATGTGGGAATGAAAGTTGTGGAACTGGAAAACCGAAACAAAGAAGCAGGAGCACATCAACTCGAATGGAATGCTGAGAATCTTACTTCCGGAGTTTATTTCCTGGAAATAAGATCTGGCGGGAACGTTCTCTCAAGAAAAATGATTTTGATAAAGTAG